Genomic window (Xylanimonas protaetiae):
CGGGCCGCCGGGCGCACCCTCCGCGGCGACGGGCTCGCCGAGGGCGGCCCACTGCGCGGTCGCGTCGGTGATCTCGACGCGCAGCATGAACTTCATGCGGTCCAGCCAGGCCGCGAGCGGCCCCGCGTGGGAGGCCTCGGTGACGAGCCAGGTCGCCTCGCCGTCGTCGACGACGCCGGCGGCGTGCTCGACGTGGCCCTGCGGGCTGAGCACGAACAGCTCGGTGGACGTGCGCGGCCGCAGCGACGCCAGGTCCTGGGAGGTGATGTCGTGCAGCCAGCGCAGCCGGTCCGGCCCGGCGACGCGCACGACGCCGAGGTGCGACTGGTCGACCACGGCCGCGCCCCGCGCGAGCGCGCGCTGCTCGGCGACGGGGTCGCCGTAGTGCCAGGCGACGCCCTCGTCGGGGCCGGTGGCCGCGACGGCCCCGTGCCGGGCGAGCAGCGGGCTCGCCATCAGGCGCTCTCGGGGCCGGCCGGGGCGCCGTCGAGCCGCGTGAGCTGCCCCGACGAGTACGACTGGAGCGGCTGCCCGAACGCGACCAGGTCCTCGCTCCAGAACAGGCGCCCGCCCACGAGCCCGAGCATGCGGCGCGAGCCGCTGACGTCGGGGGCCGTGGAGGTGCGGACGGTGCGCTGCGACGCGAGCTCGACGCGGCCGCCGCCCACCCAGCCGAGGAACGCCGTCAGGCGCCCGGAGGCGTCCGCGAGCAGCACCTCGATGGTGTGCTGGTCGGCGGTGAGCCCGTCGAGCGTGTCGGTCGAGGCGCGCCAGTAGCCCGTCTCGGTGGTCCACACGGCGGCGGCGGCCACCTCGTCGTCCGTGGGGAGCGCGAAGTCGGCGTCGGGTGCGCCCAGGTCGACGCGCTCGGGCACGTCACCCTCGAGCACGCGCAGCGTGGCCTCGTAGCGCAGGTACGGCCCGCCGTCGTGGTCGAAGACGACGTCGGCGGCGACGCGCCTGCGCTCGATGCCGGGGTACGCGAGCACGCCCGCGCCACGCCATCGCCCGACGAGCCAGGCCAGCGGGTAGAGCTCAGGCGCCAGCGTCTCGTCGAACGCGAAGGGCATCAGCGCTGCCCGGCGAACAGCTTGTAGACGACGTAGCCGGCGAACCACGCGATAGCGACCGCGGTGACGACCAGCAGACCGATGAAGAAGGCTTCCATCCCGGCGTACATGGGCAGATCCTAACCGTGGCGGAGGACGTCGGGACGCGGGCCGCGCACTCAGGCGGAACGGAGCCGGCGGCCCAGCAGGTACAGCTCGCACCCGAGGCACAGCCCGACGACGGCGTTGAGCGCCGCGGCCACGAACGCGAGGGCGGCGGCGACGGGCACGGCCGCCCCCACCCCGGCCAGGCCCAGCACCACGCCGACGCCCGTGACGACGAGCCCGACGAGCTGCGCGAACCGCGGCGGGCGCGGGTCCTCGAGCTCGGTGGGCGCAGCCAGGCGCGGGCGCACGAACCGGCGGAACACCCAGCCCTGCCACGTGCCCTGCGCACCGAGCACGGCACCGACGGCGAAGCTCACCGCGAGCACGACGAGCAGCACGAGGGCGGCGGTGCGCGTGGACTCGCTCACGCCGAGCACCACGACGACGGCGAGCAGCACGGCGGTGATCCCGGCGGCGACGCGCGGGCCGCGGGGGTCGATCCCGGCGGGCGCGGCCTTGCCGGTGGTCGAGGAGGTGGTCATCGAGGACTCCGAGGTCGAGCGGGTGGCTGCGGTGGGTTTCAGCTGCGGTGGGGTTCAGCCGCAGAGGGCGAGGGCCTGCCTGGCCTGGGCGGGCGTCATGGCGCCGCTGGCGCGGGCGACCTCGACGCCGTCGGGGTCGAGCAGCAGCACCGTCGGGGTGGTCAGCACCTTGAGCTCCTTGACGAGGTCGAGGTGCTCGTCGACGTCGAGCTCGTGGTGGGCGACGCCGGGCTCGTTCGTGGCGAGCGTGCCGAGCACGCGCGCGGTGGCCCGGCACGGGGCGCAGACCTCGGCGGAGAGCTGCAGGAACGTGGCGCGCTCGCCGAGGGCGACGCCACGGCCGGCCCAGCGGGCGGCCTGGTCCTGCGCGGGCGCGGCGACCGGTGCGGTGACGCGGACGCGGCCCTGACGGGCGCGCCACGCGACGCCGACGAGGGCGGTCACGGCAAGGAGAGCGGCGAGCGCGACGACCTGGGGCACGTCGGTCCCTTCCTGCTCGATCGGTATGGTTGAACCTTGAATCTATAGAGTACTCATGGCCCAGCGATCTATGATCGCCC
Coding sequences:
- a CDS encoding FABP family protein — its product is MPFAFDETLAPELYPLAWLVGRWRGAGVLAYPGIERRRVAADVVFDHDGGPYLRYEATLRVLEGDVPERVDLGAPDADFALPTDDEVAAAAVWTTETGYWRASTDTLDGLTADQHTIEVLLADASGRLTAFLGWVGGGRVELASQRTVRTSTAPDVSGSRRMLGLVGGRLFWSEDLVAFGQPLQSYSSGQLTRLDGAPAGPESA
- a CDS encoding DUF4395 family protein, with protein sequence MTTSSTTGKAAPAGIDPRGPRVAAGITAVLLAVVVVLGVSESTRTAALVLLVVLAVSFAVGAVLGAQGTWQGWVFRRFVRPRLAAPTELEDPRPPRFAQLVGLVVTGVGVVLGLAGVGAAVPVAAALAFVAAALNAVVGLCLGCELYLLGRRLRSA
- a CDS encoding thioredoxin family protein; translated protein: MPQVVALAALLAVTALVGVAWRARQGRVRVTAPVAAPAQDQAARWAGRGVALGERATFLQLSAEVCAPCRATARVLGTLATNEPGVAHHELDVDEHLDLVKELKVLTTPTVLLLDPDGVEVARASGAMTPAQARQALALCG